From a single Natronorubrum tibetense GA33 genomic region:
- the gpmI gene encoding 2,3-bisphosphoglycerate-independent phosphoglycerate mutase: protein MDAALIILDGWGLGDGTSRDAVEAAATPNFDRLAETGAYGSLEVAGRRVGLPDGQMGNSEVGHLNIGAGRVVHQEYTRISDSIADGSFRENDAINAAFDHARENGGRVHFLGLVSDGGVHADQEHLHALIELAADRDVEAVTHAFTDGRDTSPTGGREYLATLENVVDEHGTGDVATVSGRYYAMDRDQNWGRTKRAYDAIVEREGDWTAESAVAAVEASYNRDVMDEFVEPTTITGQPALEDGDSVVWFNFRSDRARQLTRMLADIRPEDWAGEFETDPPETEVVMLTQYDKTFDLPIAYPPNQPEQVLGEVLADAGKTQLRIAESEKYAHVTYFLNGGREVEFDGEIRKIVESPDVPTYDLQPEMSAPEVTDTAISAIESDDPDVLVLNYANPDMVGHTGDYEAAIEAVEAVDTELGRLTDALQTAGSNVLITADHGNADDMGTEEDPHTAHTYNLVPFVYADANGSDGGERTDDSSGSLSESGSDGGRTVRGGGTLADIAPTMLELIGLDQPPEMTGESLLE, encoded by the coding sequence ATGGACGCAGCGCTGATCATCCTCGACGGCTGGGGACTCGGCGATGGGACGAGCAGGGACGCGGTCGAAGCGGCCGCAACACCGAATTTTGACCGACTCGCGGAGACAGGTGCCTACGGCTCGCTCGAGGTCGCGGGCCGACGGGTCGGGCTCCCCGACGGCCAGATGGGAAACAGCGAGGTCGGCCACCTGAACATCGGGGCCGGACGGGTCGTCCACCAGGAGTACACGCGGATCTCGGACTCGATTGCCGACGGCTCCTTCCGGGAGAACGACGCGATCAACGCGGCCTTCGACCATGCCCGCGAAAATGGCGGTCGAGTCCACTTCCTCGGTCTCGTCAGCGACGGCGGGGTTCACGCCGATCAAGAACATCTCCACGCGCTGATCGAACTGGCGGCTGACCGCGACGTCGAGGCCGTCACTCACGCCTTCACCGACGGGCGAGACACGTCGCCCACGGGTGGGCGGGAGTATCTCGCCACGCTCGAGAATGTCGTCGACGAACACGGCACAGGCGACGTGGCGACGGTCTCGGGCCGGTACTACGCGATGGATCGCGACCAGAACTGGGGCCGGACGAAGCGCGCCTACGACGCCATCGTCGAGCGCGAGGGTGATTGGACCGCCGAGTCGGCCGTCGCGGCCGTCGAGGCGTCCTACAACCGGGACGTGATGGACGAGTTCGTCGAGCCGACCACGATAACCGGCCAGCCGGCGCTCGAGGATGGCGACTCGGTCGTCTGGTTCAACTTCAGATCCGACCGCGCTCGCCAACTCACGCGGATGCTCGCAGACATTCGTCCCGAGGACTGGGCCGGCGAGTTCGAGACCGACCCTCCGGAGACGGAGGTGGTAATGCTGACTCAGTACGACAAGACGTTCGACCTCCCGATCGCCTACCCGCCGAACCAGCCTGAACAGGTCCTCGGCGAGGTGCTCGCCGACGCAGGCAAGACCCAACTTCGGATCGCCGAATCCGAGAAGTACGCCCACGTCACCTACTTCTTGAACGGTGGCCGCGAGGTCGAGTTCGACGGCGAGATCCGGAAGATCGTCGAGAGTCCGGACGTGCCGACCTACGATCTCCAGCCCGAGATGAGCGCGCCCGAGGTGACCGACACCGCGATTTCCGCCATCGAATCCGACGATCCGGATGTGCTCGTGCTCAACTACGCCAATCCCGACATGGTCGGCCACACCGGCGACTACGAGGCCGCTATCGAGGCCGTCGAGGCCGTGGATACGGAACTCGGTCGGCTGACGGACGCGCTTCAGACTGCCGGCTCGAACGTCCTCATTACCGCAGATCACGGCAACGCCGACGATATGGGTACGGAGGAGGATCCACACACGGCACACACGTACAATCTCGTTCCGTTCGTCTACGCGGATGCTAACGGCTCCGACGGTGGTGAGCGAACCGATGACAGTTCGGGATCCTTGTCGGAGTCTGGCTCCGACGGTGGTCGAACGGTCCGTGG